The following is a genomic window from Marinobacter sp. NP-4(2019).
GTAAGCCAGTGATGCTCCTGGGGGCATTGACGGGCGTGCTTGCAGGCATGATTGGCGGGGCATCCGCCTGGTTATCCAGTTTTCCTCTGCTTTGTCTGGCTGCGGTGGTTGGTGGTGCGGGGCTTGCTGTCGTCCATCAGTACCGTTTTGCCGCCATGGAATCCGTCAAACCGGAGATGGCCGGGTCAGCGGCTGCCCGGGTGTTGCTGGGTGGTTTGATTGCGGCGTGGCTGGGGCCGGAGATCGCGCTTGTCGGTAGCGCCGGGCAGGGGGAGCATCCCTTTCTTGAGGGGTGGCTGAGCCTGGGCGCTGTCCAGTTTCTGGCGATGATTGTGCTGGCTCTGGGCTACCGGGCGAAGGGGGAGCTGACCAGGGAGACGCCGGCCGGTGGAGGGCGCCCGTTGAGGGCGATCCTGCGAGCCCCTGTCGTCTGGACTGCCATTAGCGGTGCCGCCATAGGTTACGCGGTTATGAGCTTTATCATGACGGCAACCCCGCTCAGTATGACCGAGATGGCCGGCCATGAACTGGAGGATGCCAAGCGGGTGATCCAGATTCATATCGTTGCCATGTACCTGCCGTCACTGATCAGTGGCTGGCTGACAAGGAGGCTGGGTATTCCCCTGATGATGGCCGTCGGGTTGCTCGCCTACCTGGGGTGCGTACTACTGGCATTCAGTGGTATTTCCTTCCACCACTATCTGTTCGCGTTGATTATGCTTGGAATCGGC
Proteins encoded in this region:
- a CDS encoding MFS transporter, with protein sequence MPLNVWILVAAQALAMCTAPFIVFIGSIHGRILAPSPELATLPVGLVVVGTVLAIKPATWLMERIGRKPVMLLGALTGVLAGMIGGASAWLSSFPLLCLAAVVGGAGLAVVHQYRFAAMESVKPEMAGSAAARVLLGGLIAAWLGPEIALVGSAGQGEHPFLEGWLSLGAVQFLAMIVLALGYRAKGELTRETPAGGGRPLRAILRAPVVWTAISGAAIGYAVMSFIMTATPLSMTEMAGHELEDAKRVIQIHIVAMYLPSLISGWLTRRLGIPLMMAVGLLAYLGCVLLAFSGISFHHYLFALIMLGIGWNFLFVGGTTLLPSGYRDEERFRVQGLNDLMVFSSQATAALTAGAVLTAVGWAGLLLVSIPLLILHAILMAVWLIHSRAPTAPESSTD